GGCGCGGCCGAGGCGCTGGAGGATGATCTCGTCGGGCACCTTGGCCAGCTCCGCCGTCTCGAGAGAGATGACGCCGGTGCAATGGGTGGGCTCGCCGATGACGGCGTCTGCCTCGAAGAGGAGGACGTCGAGACCGGCTTCGGCACACCGTGCGGCGACCAGCAGGCCCGCCGGTCCGCCGCCCACGATCGCGACGTCCATTTGGCTGCGAATTATAGCGGCCAGGCGCGAGCCGCTCATACATTTTCGTCCGCGGCGCCGGCTGAAGACGCGGCGTCCGCCA
This window of the Candidatus Methylomirabilota bacterium genome carries:
- a CDS encoding FAD-dependent oxidoreductase, which gives rise to MDVAIVGGGPAGLLVAARCAEAGLDVLLFEADAVIGEPTHCTGVISLETAELAKVPDEIILQRLGRA